In one window of Vicia villosa cultivar HV-30 ecotype Madison, WI unplaced genomic scaffold, Vvil1.0 ctg.000146F_1_1, whole genome shotgun sequence DNA:
- the LOC131624625 gene encoding myrcene synthase, chloroplastic-like isoform X2, with amino-acid sequence MYAEKCRVLKEEVRMMFNKMENEVDQLEFIDVLQRLGVDYHFNNEIRNMLDNIYNSQTSNLKNNNLHVTALKFRLLRQHGYDISSDVFVCFQDEMWGLKKDQLNDVEGMLSLYEASFHSFEDETILDEARDFTTKFLKEYLNQNENKYISLQISHALELPLHWRIPRSEAQWFIGVYDKKENMSPFLLQFAKLDYNILQSIYQEELKYSSRWWKKSKVGDKLSFTRDRIVENYVWTVGTNFKPDFYYFRKVMTKVNALITTIDDVYDVYGTLEELELFTEAINRWDLYAMDSLPYYMKICFYTLYNFVNELGLDAMKNNGYHITRYLKKSWADICKTYLVEAKWYNSGYKPSLEEYIDNAWISISAPVILIHAYFLIPHSFKQEDLVCLEQNPNIIRYSSLILRLANDLGTSKRESETGDIPKSIQCYMNETGASETEAREHVKSVIFTVWKKMNKEAHTSSFSKNFIDTGINLGRMALCMYLHGDGHTIQDPDINNRIMSLIFQSAPIITSQHILNRGLRSNDQFERESNATELVKDNEYVTNNQELLDGDHRI; translated from the exons ATGTATGCAGAGAAATGTAGAGTGCTAAAGGAAGAAGTGAGAATGATGTTTAACAAAATGGAAAATGAGGTTGATCAACTTGAGTTTATTGATGTATTGCAAAGACTTGGAGTCGATTATCATTTCAACAATGAAATAAGGAACATGTTGGACAATATTTACAACTCACAAACATCCAACTTGAAGAATAATAACTTACATGTCACAGCACTCAAGTTTAGACTCTTAAGACAACATGGTTATGATATATCTTCAG ATGTTTTTGTTTGCTTTCAAGATGAAATGTGGGGTCTGAAGAAAGACCAACTAAATGATGTTGAGGGAATGTTGTCATTGTATGAAGCCTCATTTCATTCATTTGAAGATGAAACTATATTAGATGAAGCAAGAGATTTCACAACAAAGTTTCTCAAAGAGTATTTGaaccaaaatgaaaataaatatatttcacTTCAAATAAGCCATGCTTTGGAACTTCCACTACATTGGAGAATTCCTCGATCTGAGGCTCAATGGTTCATCGGTGTTTATGATAAAAAGGAAAACATGAGTCCATTTTTACTTCAATTTGCTAAATTGGATTACAACATTCTACAAAGCATCTATCAAGAAGAACTAAAGTATTCATCGAG ATGGTGGAAAAAAAGTAAAGTTGGAGATAAGTTGAGCTTTACTAGGGACAGAATTGTTGAGAATTATGTTTGGACAGTGGGAACAAACTTCAAACCggatttttattattttcgaAAAGTTATGACAAAGGTCAATGCCTTAATTACCACAATtgatgatgtatatgatgtatatgGCACCTTGGAAGAATTAGAACTTTTCACAGAAGCAATTAACAG ATGGGATCTATATGCCATGGATTCTCTCCCATACTACATGAAAATATGCTTTTATACACTCTATAACTTTGTGAACGAGCTTGGTTTGGATGCCATGAAAAACAATGGGTATCATATCACTCGATACCTTAAGAAATCA TGGGCAGATATATGTAAAACATATTTGGTTGAAGCAAAGTGGTACAATAGTGGATACAAGCCAAGCCTTGAAGAATACATAGATAATGCATGGATATCCATAAGTGCACCGGTTATACTTATCCATGCTTACTTTTTGATTCCACATTCATTCAAACAAGAAGATTTGGTTTGTTTAGAACAAAATCCCAACATAATTCGGTATTCGTCATTGATTTTACGCCTTGCTAATGATCTCGGGACCTCTAAA cgTGAAAGTGAGACTGGTGATATTCCAAAGTCAATTCAATGCTACATGAATGAAACTGGTGCTTCTGAAACCGAGGCTCGTGAGCATGTAAAGTCAGTGATATTTACTGTTTGGAAAAAGATGAACAAAGAAGCTCACACTTCATCcttttcaaaaaatttcatagaTACTGGTATAAACCTTGGAAGAATGGCATTGTGCATGTACTTGCATGGAGATGGCCATACCATTCAAGATCCAGATATAAATAATCGTATAATGTCATTAATTTTTCAATCTGCTCCTATCATAACTTCACAACATATCTTAAATAGAGGATTAAGAAGCAATGATCAGTTTGAAAGGGAATCTAACGCAACTGAACTGGTTAAGGATAACGAGTATGTTACAAATAACCAAGAACTACTGGATGGTGATCATAGAATTTAG
- the LOC131624625 gene encoding myrcene synthase, chloroplastic-like isoform X1 has protein sequence MQEEMYAEKCRVLKEEVRMMFNKMENEVDQLEFIDVLQRLGVDYHFNNEIRNMLDNIYNSQTSNLKNNNLHVTALKFRLLRQHGYDISSDVFVCFQDEMWGLKKDQLNDVEGMLSLYEASFHSFEDETILDEARDFTTKFLKEYLNQNENKYISLQISHALELPLHWRIPRSEAQWFIGVYDKKENMSPFLLQFAKLDYNILQSIYQEELKYSSRWWKKSKVGDKLSFTRDRIVENYVWTVGTNFKPDFYYFRKVMTKVNALITTIDDVYDVYGTLEELELFTEAINRWDLYAMDSLPYYMKICFYTLYNFVNELGLDAMKNNGYHITRYLKKSWADICKTYLVEAKWYNSGYKPSLEEYIDNAWISISAPVILIHAYFLIPHSFKQEDLVCLEQNPNIIRYSSLILRLANDLGTSKRESETGDIPKSIQCYMNETGASETEAREHVKSVIFTVWKKMNKEAHTSSFSKNFIDTGINLGRMALCMYLHGDGHTIQDPDINNRIMSLIFQSAPIITSQHILNRGLRSNDQFERESNATELVKDNEYVTNNQELLDGDHRI, from the exons atgcaGGAAGAAATGTATGCAGAGAAATGTAGAGTGCTAAAGGAAGAAGTGAGAATGATGTTTAACAAAATGGAAAATGAGGTTGATCAACTTGAGTTTATTGATGTATTGCAAAGACTTGGAGTCGATTATCATTTCAACAATGAAATAAGGAACATGTTGGACAATATTTACAACTCACAAACATCCAACTTGAAGAATAATAACTTACATGTCACAGCACTCAAGTTTAGACTCTTAAGACAACATGGTTATGATATATCTTCAG ATGTTTTTGTTTGCTTTCAAGATGAAATGTGGGGTCTGAAGAAAGACCAACTAAATGATGTTGAGGGAATGTTGTCATTGTATGAAGCCTCATTTCATTCATTTGAAGATGAAACTATATTAGATGAAGCAAGAGATTTCACAACAAAGTTTCTCAAAGAGTATTTGaaccaaaatgaaaataaatatatttcacTTCAAATAAGCCATGCTTTGGAACTTCCACTACATTGGAGAATTCCTCGATCTGAGGCTCAATGGTTCATCGGTGTTTATGATAAAAAGGAAAACATGAGTCCATTTTTACTTCAATTTGCTAAATTGGATTACAACATTCTACAAAGCATCTATCAAGAAGAACTAAAGTATTCATCGAG ATGGTGGAAAAAAAGTAAAGTTGGAGATAAGTTGAGCTTTACTAGGGACAGAATTGTTGAGAATTATGTTTGGACAGTGGGAACAAACTTCAAACCggatttttattattttcgaAAAGTTATGACAAAGGTCAATGCCTTAATTACCACAATtgatgatgtatatgatgtatatgGCACCTTGGAAGAATTAGAACTTTTCACAGAAGCAATTAACAG ATGGGATCTATATGCCATGGATTCTCTCCCATACTACATGAAAATATGCTTTTATACACTCTATAACTTTGTGAACGAGCTTGGTTTGGATGCCATGAAAAACAATGGGTATCATATCACTCGATACCTTAAGAAATCA TGGGCAGATATATGTAAAACATATTTGGTTGAAGCAAAGTGGTACAATAGTGGATACAAGCCAAGCCTTGAAGAATACATAGATAATGCATGGATATCCATAAGTGCACCGGTTATACTTATCCATGCTTACTTTTTGATTCCACATTCATTCAAACAAGAAGATTTGGTTTGTTTAGAACAAAATCCCAACATAATTCGGTATTCGTCATTGATTTTACGCCTTGCTAATGATCTCGGGACCTCTAAA cgTGAAAGTGAGACTGGTGATATTCCAAAGTCAATTCAATGCTACATGAATGAAACTGGTGCTTCTGAAACCGAGGCTCGTGAGCATGTAAAGTCAGTGATATTTACTGTTTGGAAAAAGATGAACAAAGAAGCTCACACTTCATCcttttcaaaaaatttcatagaTACTGGTATAAACCTTGGAAGAATGGCATTGTGCATGTACTTGCATGGAGATGGCCATACCATTCAAGATCCAGATATAAATAATCGTATAATGTCATTAATTTTTCAATCTGCTCCTATCATAACTTCACAACATATCTTAAATAGAGGATTAAGAAGCAATGATCAGTTTGAAAGGGAATCTAACGCAACTGAACTGGTTAAGGATAACGAGTATGTTACAAATAACCAAGAACTACTGGATGGTGATCATAGAATTTAG